In Nasonia vitripennis strain AsymCx chromosome 2, Nvit_psr_1.1, whole genome shotgun sequence, a genomic segment contains:
- the LOC100121484 gene encoding U6 snRNA-associated Sm-like protein LSm2, protein MLFYSFFKSLVGKDVVVELKNDLSICGTLHSVDQYLNIKLTDISVTDPDKYPHMLSVKNCFIRGSVVRYVQLPGDEVDTQLLQDAARKEAATQSR, encoded by the exons ATG TTGTTCTACTCGTTTTTCAAATCGCTGGTCGGCAAAGACGTGGTCGTGGAACTGAAAAACGATCTCAG TATTTGTGGGACGCTACATTCGGTGGATCAGTACCTGAATATCAAACTGACAGATATCAGTGTCACAGATCCTGACAAATACCCTCACATG CTGTCTGTCAAAAATTGCTTCATCAGAGGATCTGTGGTCAGGTACGTGCAGTTACCTGGCGATGAGGTTGACACGCAACTCCTACAAGACGCTGCAAGGAAAGAAGCAGCTACTCAATCGCGATAG
- the LOC100121466 gene encoding replication factor C subunit 4 — translation MHAFLKTGKLGAAEAKKPSTSKGKESNARAKATPWVEKYRPKTVEDVVEQGEVVEVLRQCLSGGDFPNLLLYGPPGTGKTSTILAAARQLFGSMFKERILELNASDERGIQVVREKVKKFAQLTAGNTRPDGKPCPPFKIIILDEADSMTDAAQSALRRTMEKESQTTRFCLICNYVSRIIEPLTSRCTKFRFKPLGEEKIIERLEYICGEEDLKAEKSVLKLVVDASGGDLRRAITCLQSVTRLKGIGIEVTNNDVLEVTGVVPTKWLDDLLRVCETKNYNEVEAYVDKFMLEAYSASQVVDQLNDIVIYSNTLTDKQKAYIGEKLGECSYRLLEGGSEYVQFMSLCCGIMQAYEIR, via the exons ATGCACGCGTTTCTGAAAACGGGAAAATTAGGCGCAGCAGAGGCGAAGAAGCCCTCGACGTCGAAGGgtaaggagagcaatgctcgGGCTAAAGCCACACCTTGGGTTGAGAAATA CCGACCCAAGACAGTAGAAGATGTCGTTGAGCAAGGAGAAGTTGTTGAAGTCTTGCGACAATGTTTATCAGGTGGAGATTTCCCTAATCTTCTGCTTTATGGGCCACCTGGTACAGGTAAAACCAGTACGATTCTAGCTGCAGCGAGGCAACTTTTTGGGAGTATGTTCAAGGAGAGAATATTAGAGCTCAATGCTTCTGATGAAAGAGGAATTCAAGTTGTCAgagaaaaagttaaaaaatttgcTCAGCTTACAGCTGGTAACACAAGGCCAGA CGGCAAACCTTGTCCAccattcaaaataataattcttgATGAGGCGGACAGTATGACTGATGCAGCCCAGTCAGCTTTAAGGAGAACAATGGAAAAAGAATCTCAAACAACTCGATTTTGTCTCATTTGTAATTACGTTTCACGAATCATAGAACCCCTAACGTCACGTTGTACAAAATTTAGATTTAAGCCTCttggagaggaaaaaattatcGAAAGACTAGAGTATATTTGTGGAGAAGAGGACTTAAAAGCCGAAAAAAGCGTACTCAAGTTAGTTGTTGATGCTTCTGGAGGAGATTTGAGAAGAGCAATAACTTGTTTACAATCTGTTACAAGGCTCAAGGGAATCGGAATAGAAGTAACCAACAATGATGTACTAGAAGTAACTGGT GTGGTTCCAACAAAATGGCTTGACGATTTATTAAGAGTTTGCGAAACGAAAAACTACAACGAAGTTGAAGCTTATGTCGATAAATTTATGCTAGAGGCTTATTCAGCGAGTCAG GTCGTGGATCAATTGAACGACATcgttatttattcaaatacaCTTACAGACAAGCAAAAAGCTTATATTGGGGAGAAACTGGGG GAATGCAGCTATAGATTGCTGGAAGGAGGAAGTGAATATGTACAGTTTATGAGTCTTTGTTGCGGCATAATGCAGGCGTATGAAATACGATGA